The Ascochyta rabiei chromosome 18, complete sequence DNA segment GTCGACTTCGAAATTGGCATCTTCTCGAGCCCCAATTTGATCGACTGGACACCGACGAGCAACGTCTCGAGAATTGGTCTGTCCGGCCTTCAGTACGAATGTCCGAACATGGTCGAAATCCGCATCGACAATGCCACTGATGGTCAGCCGGAATCTCGTTGGGCTATGATAATCTCAATCAATCCTGGCGCACCTCTCGGTGGCTCTATCACACAGTACCTCCTTGGTGATTTCAACGGAACTCATTTCGTGCCCGATGACGCACTTACTAGGCTGACTGATTTCGGCAAGGATAATTACGCAGGCCAGTTCTTCTATGGTATTCCGGCGGATCAGGACCAAATCAGCATAGCCTGGGCGAGCAACTGGCAGTATTCCGGCGTAGTACCGACTGCGGGCGAAGAACTTGGCGATGGCTTCCGAAGTGCCATGTCTGTTGCTCGCGGTCATTACCTGAAGAATCTGCCTAGGCAAGGTTTGACCATGGTACAATATCCGATTGGTATCAAGAGCATCATCGAATCCGAGCTTGCATCTAATGGCTCGCTTGGTAATGGCAGCGTCCTTATCGACTACTCGCAGGTCGAATCTGGAGCCTTGTACTTTGAAGCTAATATCACCGGTCTCTCCGGTAGCGACTCGCTCGACGGCACCTTGAACTTCACTCTCCTCTCTTCCGTGTCAGGCGAGTCAGTTTCGGGTGGTATGATCCTGCCTGGTGATTCGGTTGTCTGGCTTGATCGTGGCAAGACAAATGGCTTCGATCACCCCCTGTTCACGGATAAGTTCTCGTACGGAGCGTTGTACGACCCCAACGGGGATGGCGCTTTCCGCCTGTCTGGCATTGTCGACAGGTCCATCATTGAGCTCTTCTTTAACGGAGGTGAGGCCGCCGCAACAAGCCTCTTCTTTCCAACGAGCCCGCTAGATACTATGATCCTAAGAACAGCTGGCCTAAATGAGACAGTGACTGCTAGCGTCGCAGTTTGGTCTCTGAAGGCTACATGGCTTAACCAAGCCGATTGGAATGGCACAGTGCTGGGAAATGTTACGACCAACACAAACTCCACTGCATCGCGGAGGTCTACGAAGCTCTTCTAGGTTGGTATCAGTCGCATAGATCATGCACTTGACAGTAAACAAAAGTGTCCAAGTTCGAAACTGCTATATGCATTGCCCTTGTGGTTCTTGTATGCCAAAGCGGTTTCCCGGCAAGCCGTTTTGATTAAACAGGCCTATTCACATAAGAAACACCCATCTCATGACTCCCATAAACATCGAGATATCCATCAGCCATCGGATCAAACTAGGCCTTGATCTCCCTTGCAGATACCATTCGTACGTCGATGCCCATGCTGCATTCCCACCGCGATCAATCACATCCCCATGACATGGGATAATACTCTCAACATCCCACTCTGCTACACGTTTTGCGTCCCGGCGCATCTGGGCATAATTCACGGTTGCAATATAGTATATCAATCGCTTGAACCACACTGATCCAGGATTCGCGCGTTTGGCAAACTCTCGCGACCCAGCACCTTGATCTGACGATGATGTTACGTATTGCTACGAGCTTATGTCAGCTTGTACAGAATCGGGCCATAGGACAGTGAGCTACCTCAGTGCACGGTAGGTTCATCATCAGATCCGATTGTATGAGCGTCTTCGTCGGCTTGTGGTACCATGCAACGCAGTACGTAATGAATCCCTCGAACAACACTGTCTCAACGTCTTGTGTAAACCCAAATTCTTTCTCCGGCTTCATCATGCTGTCGCCGTAAATCCAATCCCATTGGATGTCCGTGCGCTTGCCTTCGAGACCCGGTACACCGATAGCCTTCGCTGACGGCCAGACTTTGAGGTACTCCTGAATGTACATATGGTGTCCAAGGTCACTAGCAATGAGGTGCACGCCGCCGAGTTGGTCTAACTTTTCGCGTATCAACGGTTCCAGTTGAATAGGATTGAGAAGTAGTATACGACCATCATGTAGGTGAATCGCGGTGGCTCGGTTGCCGACAGCGATAAATTTGCGGTATCCCAAAGGTGCGAAACGATTGAAACGCGTGGTGAAGGTTGTGATATTGGGCGAAATGCTCCGGACTGACAGGCCGGTAGTGGCCATATTCACAGTTTACCTAAATTACCACTTTCAAACAGTTGTTCGAATTTTGAGGAGAGGCGAAATAGATACTATCAAATCGTAGAGCATTTGTGTACACATGCAAAGCAAACCTTATTCGTATTCGGTGGCTATGTTGCTGCGTGCTACCGCCAATGACTCTAGAATGTCGTCATCGGCACGTGTCCAGCCGCAGGCAGCTTTATAACCTTGCAAGTGACCTCTGGCCCACTTTTTTCTGATGGAGAAATATCCGTGTCAGTTTACTCGATGGGACATGTATGCAGCAATTTCATGTAATCATGCGCTACATGGATTGCTATGTTCCCACTGGGATGT contains these protein-coding regions:
- a CDS encoding Beta-fructofuranosidase, which translates into the protein MFVLDGIYHLYYQYNPTANIAGEQHWGHATSKDLFTWTNQQIALFPGSEDEGIFSGSAVVDNNNTSGMFGNQKNGVVAIYTVNTLQRQTQDIAFSYDGGYTFEKYENNPVLEPGGTNPTQFRDPKVFWYEPTNSWVMVAAYPVDFEIGIFSSPNLIDWTPTSNVSRIGLSGLQYECPNMVEIRIDNATDGQPESRWAMIISINPGAPLGGSITQYLLGDFNGTHFVPDDALTRLTDFGKDNYAGQFFYGIPADQDQISIAWASNWQYSGVVPTAGEELGDGFRSAMSVARGHYLKNLPRQGLTMVQYPIGIKSIIESELASNGSLGNGSVLIDYSQVESGALYFEANITGLSGSDSLDGTLNFTLLSSVSGESVSGGMILPGDSVVWLDRGKTNGFDHPLFTDKFSYGALYDPNGDGAFRLSGIVDRSIIELFFNGGEAAATSLFFPTSPLDTMILRTAGLNETVTASVAVWSLKATWLNQADWNGTVLGNVTTNTNSTASRRSTKLF